In Deltaproteobacteria bacterium, the genomic stretch CGAGGCCCATCTTGGCCTCAGCAAGGTGTCTCAAGAAATCGTGACGCGGGGGAGCAGTCGCCGAGAGGAAGAGCACGAAGCCTTAGCAGGCTGTTGAAGAAAGCCCGTTTCGAGCCGACGGCTTGTTTCTCAGCGCCGGCTCCACGCTTCGTCGGCTCGGTAGGTCAGACCGGGGCCAGCTTCGCGATTCGGACCAGGTTGTACGCCGCGCCGGTCAGCAGCGTCTGCATCGCCACCCGCTTCTCACCTCGGTACCGCGTCTTCCCCATTCCGCCGACCGTCTTCATCCAGCCCCAGATTTCTTCGATCCGTTTGCGTACGCGCTGGCTGATGGCGTACCCCGGCGGCGCCGTGGTCCTCGCGTCGATCGCGGAGCGTCGTCGCGCAGTGATGAATTGCGCCACGTGCGGCGTGACTCTGATCTCTCGACACGCCGCCACGAATCCTTTCGTGTCGTAGTTCTTGTCCGCGCCCACGGTGACTCGCCTCGCTCCGGGCAGCCCGTTGAGCATGCTCTTTGCGGCGTCGCGCTCGGCGGTGCCACTCGCCTGCGTGAGCTGCAGGTCCACCAGGAGCCCGTTTCGGTTCTCCATCAGCGCGTGGCCGACATAGCTGAGCTTGGCTTCCTTGCCGTCGCCCTTGCGCGCCAGCTTCGCGTCGGGGTCGGTGGTCGACTCGTGGGTTTCGTTCGAGCGCTTCTCTCCGTGGAAGTTCACTGTCGGGTTGCCCGGGTCGTCGGGCGGGTTGCCGGGCTTCTCGTCCTTCTTCTTGAAGCTCTTCAGCGACGCCCACGCCTCGATGAGCGTGCCGTCCACGGTGAAGTGCTCGTTCGAGAGCAGTCGCTTCTCCTTCGCCAGCTGCACCACCTCGGCGAAGAAGAGATTGGCCACCTCGTGCGCGAGCAACCGCTCGCGATTCGCCGAGAACGTGGAGTGGTCGAACACCGGCTCGACCATGTCCATGTCGAGGAACCAGCGGTACAGCAGGTTGTATTCGAGCTGTTCGCAGAAGAGCCGCTCGGAGCGCACCGAGTAGAGGGCGATGAGCAGGCTGCTCTTGAGCAGCGTCTCGGGCGGGATCGAAGGCCGACCGCGCTCGGCGTACATCGCATCGAACACGGGCGAGAGGCGCTTGAGCACTTTCTCGGCGTGAACCTTGATCGCGCGAAGCGGGTGCTTCGGCGGCACCCGCTGCTCCGGCAACTGCAGCGAGAACATCGTCGCCTGCTTCGATTCGTGCCCGCGCATGCGCACCTCGTTCGTGCGCACAGCAAGAGATCACGTTCGCGGGGACTTCTTCAACAGCCTGTTAGCGCTTGGAGAGGGCTCGGACGACCAGGGTCAGCAGAAGACTCAACAGTATCGACGTCGCCAGCGGCAGGTAGAACCGGAAGTTCCCGCGCGCGACCACGAAGTCACCAGGCAGGCGCCCGAGCGGCAGGCCGCTCCGAGCCGCAAGCACCAGCAGTCCACACACCAGCGCGAGCCCAACGCCAATCACAATCAACAATCGCCCGAGGCCGGAGAGGTCCACGGGCAAGGTCTAATCATTCGGCGGCAGTTCTTCGAACTTCGCGAGCACCAGCGGCTCGACGAAGTTCAGCACCCGATTTCGCGACGCGCGGTCGATGCCCGAGCTCGCCAGCGCCGCGCTCACGCCCAGCAGGAGCCCCACGCCGATCGCCGCGAAGCTGACCGCGCGGAGCAACAGGCAGATCACGACGTTGGTCCCCAGAAACACCCCGACGGGCACTGCGCCTGAGCTGCCCTGGGCGATGTTCAGCTCCAGCCGCGAGCCTCTCGCCGAGCCCGTGACGATGATCTCCCCGGCGGTGTCCGAGCGCCCCGACCCGAAGGGCGCGCGCCAGAAACGAATGATGTCCCGTTCGAGATCGGGAGAGCGGTCGATGGTGCCC encodes the following:
- a CDS encoding DUF2905 domain-containing protein; the encoded protein is MDLSGLGRLLIVIGVGLALVCGLLVLAARSGLPLGRLPGDFVVARGNFRFYLPLATSILLSLLLTLVVRALSKR
- a CDS encoding IS5 family transposase, which produces MRGHESKQATMFSLQLPEQRVPPKHPLRAIKVHAEKVLKRLSPVFDAMYAERGRPSIPPETLLKSSLLIALYSVRSERLFCEQLEYNLLYRWFLDMDMVEPVFDHSTFSANRERLLAHEVANLFFAEVVQLAKEKRLLSNEHFTVDGTLIEAWASLKSFKKKDEKPGNPPDDPGNPTVNFHGEKRSNETHESTTDPDAKLARKGDGKEAKLSYVGHALMENRNGLLVDLQLTQASGTAERDAAKSMLNGLPGARRVTVGADKNYDTKGFVAACREIRVTPHVAQFITARRRSAIDARTTAPPGYAISQRVRKRIEEIWGWMKTVGGMGKTRYRGEKRVAMQTLLTGAAYNLVRIAKLAPV